A segment of the Synechococcus sp. MEDNS5 genome:
TTCGTCAAATATGACGGCCTGAATCCCACGGGGTCCTTCAAGGACCGGGGCATGACCATGGCGATCAGCAAAGCGAAAGAAGCCCACTGCGAGGCCGTGATCTGTGCCAGCACTGGAAACACATCCGCCGCCGCTGCTGCTTACGCACGCCGTGCCGGCATGCGGGCCTTCGTGCTGATCCCCGACGGATACGTGGCGCAGGGAAAGCTGGCTCAGGCCCTGGTGTACGGCGCAGAAGTGCTGGCCATCCGCGGAAATTTCGACCGGGCTCTGGACATCGTGCGCGAGGTGTCTGATCAGTTCCCGGTCACCCTGGTGAACTCCGTGAATCCCTTCCGCCTGCAGGGACAGAAAACAGCAGCCTTTGAGGTGATCGATGCCCTTGGCGATGCGCCTGACTGGCTGTGCATTCCCATGGGCAACGCAGGCAACATCACGGCCTACTGGATGGGGTTCCAGGAGTACAACCAGGCAGGACGCAGCCGCAAGCTCCCCAGGATGATGGGCTTCCAGGCCAGCGGCTCCGCTCCTCTGGTGAACAACACCACGGTGACGGATCCGGACACGATCGCCACAGCCATCCGCATTGGTAACCCAGTGAACCGCGAAAAAGCGATTGCCGCGCGCAAAGCCAGCCATGGTGACTTCCTTGACGTGACGGATGCTGAAATCATCGATGCTTACAAGC
Coding sequences within it:
- the thrC gene encoding threonine synthase — its product is MSVINAFRRRFSPAPVLQDWPGLIEAYRPWLPVTKTTPVITLREGATPLIPVPSVAERIGRDVKVFVKYDGLNPTGSFKDRGMTMAISKAKEAHCEAVICASTGNTSAAAAAYARRAGMRAFVLIPDGYVAQGKLAQALVYGAEVLAIRGNFDRALDIVREVSDQFPVTLVNSVNPFRLQGQKTAAFEVIDALGDAPDWLCIPMGNAGNITAYWMGFQEYNQAGRSRKLPRMMGFQASGSAPLVNNTTVTDPDTIATAIRIGNPVNREKAIAARKASHGDFLDVTDAEIIDAYKLLGGQEGVFCEPASAASVAGLLKRKEELPTGATVVCVLTGNGLKDPDCAINNNDAAFHTDLDPDLGTVARVMGF